A DNA window from Thiothrix subterranea contains the following coding sequences:
- the mrdA gene encoding penicillin-binding protein 2, with translation MSDRPIKLERDEQHMFNVRAMVAGIIILFALLAILGRVYQLQVSEHDKYSELSRQHYEKRIPIPPNRGQIYDRNGVLLADSHTQYVLQVVRDNIGDEDGDGKSTLADVDKFVERLGAIIPLAEKDVRLFKTQARRFKYQPIPIRGNLTEEEQAVLAVNGPRFRGARVEKSMERYYPLVETASHVIGYVGRIDARDLEKLNKDEYIGTSHIGKTGIEASHETRLHGQAGYQLIEVDAHGKQQKVLSKKDPVGGQELFLGLDINLQIFAEKLLKNERGAIVAMDPSNGEVLALASVPTFDPNLFINGISQKDYSALREDPGRPLFNRALQGTYPPGSTIKPMVGVAGLIEGVITPGSRVYDPGFFRLQGQKHAFRCWNKRGHGSVDLKYSIQQSCDTYFYDLAYRMGIDRFSKSMNRFGFGEKTGIDLPSEASGLMPSKEWKEKRHKRSWFPGDTVNIGIGQGYWLATPLQLAHATTIMANRGVRLKPHVLRGVRTARNQEESILKPEPFPTIEAKDNYWSLTIQGMENVMRPGGTARAAGAGADYRIAGKTGTAQVFGLAGGKYNAGRIAKRLRDHALFVGFAPADNPKIAIAVIMENAMGGGGATAAPLARKLMDAYLFQQYGEDMLKPAGEAAQPEVASDPASETPPAKAEKKSTKKKTTGGNR, from the coding sequence ATGAGCGATAGACCAATCAAACTGGAACGTGACGAACAGCACATGTTCAATGTGCGGGCTATGGTTGCGGGTATTATTATCCTGTTTGCTCTGTTGGCGATCTTGGGGAGGGTTTACCAACTCCAAGTCTCCGAGCACGACAAATATTCTGAACTTTCCCGCCAGCATTACGAGAAACGCATCCCCATTCCCCCGAATCGTGGTCAAATTTATGACCGCAACGGCGTGCTATTGGCAGATAGCCACACGCAATACGTGCTTCAAGTAGTGCGTGACAACATCGGTGATGAAGACGGTGATGGTAAGTCGACCTTAGCCGATGTGGATAAATTCGTGGAGCGCTTGGGTGCGATTATTCCTTTGGCAGAAAAAGACGTGCGTTTATTCAAAACACAGGCGCGGCGTTTTAAATACCAGCCTATTCCGATTCGCGGCAATTTGACGGAAGAAGAACAAGCGGTCTTGGCGGTGAATGGCCCACGTTTTCGGGGTGCGCGAGTGGAAAAGAGCATGGAGCGTTATTACCCCTTAGTGGAAACCGCCAGCCATGTGATCGGTTATGTGGGACGTATTGACGCCCGTGATTTAGAAAAGCTCAATAAAGATGAATATATCGGTACCAGCCATATCGGTAAGACGGGTATCGAAGCCTCTCATGAAACGCGCTTGCACGGGCAGGCAGGTTATCAATTAATCGAAGTGGATGCGCACGGCAAGCAACAAAAAGTGCTGAGCAAGAAAGATCCTGTTGGTGGGCAGGAGTTGTTTCTTGGGCTGGATATTAATCTGCAAATTTTCGCCGAAAAACTATTAAAAAATGAGCGTGGCGCAATCGTGGCAATGGATCCGAGTAATGGTGAAGTATTGGCCTTGGCAAGCGTTCCCACGTTTGACCCGAATTTATTCATTAACGGTATTTCGCAGAAAGATTACAGCGCATTGCGTGAAGACCCCGGTCGCCCCTTATTTAATCGTGCGTTACAGGGAACATACCCACCCGGTTCGACAATTAAACCGATGGTAGGGGTGGCAGGCTTGATTGAAGGGGTGATTACCCCCGGCAGTCGGGTGTATGACCCTGGTTTTTTCCGTTTGCAAGGCCAGAAACATGCGTTTCGTTGTTGGAATAAGCGCGGGCATGGTTCGGTTGATTTGAAGTACTCGATCCAACAATCTTGTGATACGTATTTTTACGATCTGGCGTATCGGATGGGAATTGACCGTTTTTCCAAGTCGATGAACCGTTTTGGTTTCGGTGAAAAAACCGGCATTGACTTGCCATCGGAGGCATCCGGCTTAATGCCTAGCAAAGAGTGGAAGGAAAAACGCCACAAGCGCAGTTGGTTCCCCGGTGATACCGTCAATATCGGTATCGGGCAAGGGTATTGGCTGGCAACACCGCTGCAATTGGCTCATGCCACCACCATTATGGCGAACCGTGGGGTGCGCTTGAAACCGCATGTATTGCGCGGGGTGCGAACTGCGCGTAATCAGGAAGAAAGTATTCTCAAACCGGAGCCGTTTCCAACGATTGAGGCAAAGGATAACTATTGGTCGTTGACCATTCAGGGGATGGAAAACGTGATGCGCCCCGGCGGTACGGCGCGAGCCGCTGGCGCTGGCGCGGATTACCGCATTGCCGGTAAAACCGGTACGGCACAGGTGTTCGGTTTGGCGGGTGGAAAATACAACGCGGGGCGCATTGCCAAGCGTTTACGTGACCACGCTTTGTTTGTGGGGTTTGCACCGGCGGATAATCCTAAAATTGCGATAGCAGTGATTATGGAGAATGCGATGGGTGGCGGTGGTGCGACGGCTGCGCCCTTGGCGCGTAAACTGATGGATGCCTACTTATTTCAGCAGTACGGTGAGGATATGTTAAAACCCGCCGGTGAAGCCGCGCAACCGGAGGTGGCATCAGACCCAGCTTCGGAAACGCCACCTGCTAAAGCGGAGAAAAAATCCACGAAAAAGAAAACCACAGGGGGTAATCGGTGA
- a CDS encoding septal ring lytic transglycosylase RlpA family protein, whose amino-acid sequence MTINWRFSGVLLASMTMSLVACSGNSAKKEAVESAPVPAGVSAEARAECGNDPAYTIEGKTYQVLDSAAGYAERGTAAWYGAEYQGTETAGCEVFDMYGYSAAHRTLPLPSFAKVTNQQNGKNIIVRINDRGPFESGDLIQLSFAAANALGIKAKSGAPVEVAAIPPEQLPPELQAAPKPKAMPPLVKTAEPVDKSKPYYVIAGTWPDRNTSLDMFVRLTSVGLAKTEMATAQQEGREMYQVRVGPLYNQDQIDNVKDILQSNGLANFKVVAGK is encoded by the coding sequence ATGACAATAAACTGGCGATTTTCGGGAGTCTTATTGGCTTCCATGACCATGAGTTTGGTTGCTTGTAGCGGTAATAGCGCTAAAAAAGAAGCGGTAGAGTCAGCACCAGTTCCTGCTGGCGTGAGTGCTGAAGCCCGTGCGGAGTGTGGTAATGACCCCGCTTACACGATTGAAGGCAAAACTTACCAAGTACTCGATTCTGCGGCGGGTTACGCCGAACGAGGCACGGCGGCGTGGTACGGTGCTGAATACCAAGGTACTGAGACGGCTGGTTGTGAAGTATTTGATATGTATGGTTATTCTGCGGCACACCGTACCTTGCCTTTACCCAGTTTTGCCAAAGTGACCAATCAGCAAAACGGTAAGAATATTATTGTGCGCATTAATGACCGTGGCCCGTTCGAGAGCGGTGATTTGATTCAGCTATCGTTTGCCGCCGCTAATGCGCTGGGGATTAAGGCGAAAAGCGGTGCGCCGGTTGAAGTGGCTGCTATTCCGCCCGAACAATTACCGCCGGAACTTCAGGCCGCGCCGAAGCCTAAAGCGATGCCGCCGCTGGTTAAAACGGCAGAGCCGGTGGATAAGTCTAAGCCTTATTATGTGATCGCCGGTACATGGCCGGATCGAAATACCTCGCTGGATATGTTTGTGCGTTTGACGTCGGTGGGGCTGGCAAAAACAGAGATGGCGACCGCACAGCAAGAAGGGCGCGAAATGTATCAGGTAAGGGTTGGGCCTTTGTATAATCAAGATCAAATTGATAATGTGAAAGATATACTGCAAAGTAACGGCTTAGCGAACTTCAAGGTGGTTGCTGGTAAGTAA
- the mltB gene encoding lytic murein transglycosylase B, producing MKVMHDSVQWNKSLGKLVSVVLIGGVLGGCAASPQWPWVFAPPVANAPPSQQQSYPPIRQTVVTPPPVSGNIPAQQPPVSTTPRQPVNSPAGLRGDYANYPAMRQFIGKMNNQHGFDIAFLEQTFSGVQRDKEALTKAGAPTEGQVWRAYRPIFLTEERINGGVDFWNRHAALLDAATRQYGVDTEYLVAIIGVETQYGKNTGKHNTLQALTTLGFDFPRRASFYQKELEQFLLLSREEKVRPQIFNGSYAGAMGLGQFISSSYRSYAIDGNRDGKRDLWNAQDAIPSVANYFAKNGWKRGTGVAVPASVSGSGYASIAEATPKKPSRTLADLAAKGVRPQAAINSAKVSLIKLEGTTDEYWVGGENFYAITRYNPSVKYAMAVHQLAQEIRKRKFGF from the coding sequence ATGAAAGTCATGCACGATTCGGTTCAATGGAATAAATCACTGGGTAAACTGGTGAGCGTGGTATTAATTGGTGGGGTATTGGGAGGCTGCGCCGCGAGTCCACAATGGCCTTGGGTGTTTGCGCCGCCGGTTGCGAATGCGCCGCCCAGTCAGCAGCAAAGTTACCCACCAATTAGGCAGACGGTGGTAACGCCTCCTCCTGTGAGTGGCAATATTCCTGCTCAGCAGCCTCCCGTTTCAACAACACCGCGCCAACCGGTGAATTCTCCAGCCGGATTGCGTGGCGACTACGCCAATTACCCCGCGATGCGTCAGTTTATTGGTAAAATGAATAACCAACACGGTTTCGATATTGCGTTTTTGGAACAGACGTTTTCTGGGGTGCAGCGGGATAAAGAGGCGCTGACCAAGGCTGGCGCACCGACGGAAGGGCAGGTATGGCGTGCCTATCGCCCCATTTTCTTGACCGAAGAGCGCATTAACGGTGGGGTGGATTTTTGGAACCGTCACGCTGCTTTGTTGGATGCGGCGACGCGCCAATACGGGGTGGATACGGAGTATTTGGTGGCAATTATTGGGGTGGAAACGCAATACGGTAAAAATACCGGCAAGCACAATACCTTGCAGGCATTGACAACCTTGGGCTTTGATTTTCCGCGCCGTGCCAGTTTTTATCAGAAAGAACTGGAACAGTTTTTGTTGTTGTCGCGTGAAGAAAAAGTGCGCCCACAAATTTTCAACGGGTCTTATGCCGGAGCCATGGGCTTAGGGCAATTTATCTCCAGCAGTTACCGCAGCTATGCGATTGACGGCAACCGCGATGGCAAGCGTGACTTGTGGAATGCGCAAGATGCTATCCCCAGTGTCGCGAATTATTTTGCGAAAAATGGCTGGAAGCGCGGAACAGGGGTGGCGGTTCCGGCTTCTGTTTCTGGCAGTGGCTATGCTAGTATTGCTGAGGCAACGCCGAAAAAACCTTCGCGCACTTTGGCTGATTTGGCGGCAAAAGGCGTGCGACCGCAGGCAGCTATCAACTCGGCTAAAGTGAGTTTAATTAAGCTGGAAGGCACGACGGATGAATATTGGGTGGGGGGTGAAAACTTCTACGCGATTACCCGTTATAATCCCAGTGTAAAGTATGCGATGGCGGTGCATCAGCTTGCGCAGGAAATCCGTAAGCGTAAGTTTGGTTTTTAA
- the rodA gene encoding rod shape-determining protein RodA, whose protein sequence is MINSLLPSWLIVALQRVDAVLLAVLSLLVFLGLATLYSASDGNMEQVQRQMVHFSIGLGLLVLFSQISSKTLRQWSIWLYGIGVVLLVLVLIIGVTKKGATRWLYIGVDIQPAEIMKLAVPMMVAYYFSEKPLPPRFIDIVIALLLVLVPMLLVMKQPDLGTSLLIATSGFFVIYLAGMSWWLIGGAIAFVTVAAPLLYFFGMHDYQRRRVDTLLNPESDLLGTGYHIYQSKIAIGSGGAYGKGWMQGDQAHLDFLPERHTDFIFAVFGEEFGLVGNLILMGLYLFIIWRGLYLASKGEDTFARLLGGSLSVSFFFYLFVNTGMVSGMLPVVGVPLPLVSYGGTSVVTLMMAFGIIMGMKKRKRIYQRDG, encoded by the coding sequence GTGATTAACAGTTTGTTGCCTTCGTGGTTGATTGTCGCGTTACAGCGGGTGGATGCGGTATTGCTGGCGGTATTGTCGTTATTGGTGTTCTTGGGGTTGGCGACGCTCTACAGTGCCAGTGATGGCAATATGGAGCAGGTGCAACGGCAAATGGTGCACTTTTCGATTGGCTTGGGTTTGTTGGTGCTGTTCTCGCAAATTTCGAGCAAAACCCTGCGGCAGTGGTCGATCTGGTTGTACGGGATTGGGGTTGTGTTGCTGGTTTTAGTGCTGATTATCGGGGTCACTAAAAAAGGGGCAACCCGGTGGTTGTACATTGGGGTTGATATACAGCCTGCGGAAATCATGAAATTAGCGGTGCCGATGATGGTGGCGTATTACTTTTCTGAGAAACCGCTGCCGCCTCGTTTTATTGATATTGTGATTGCACTGTTGTTGGTGTTAGTGCCGATGCTGTTGGTGATGAAGCAGCCGGATTTGGGAACATCTTTGCTGATTGCGACGTCTGGCTTTTTCGTGATTTATCTGGCGGGAATGTCGTGGTGGCTGATCGGCGGGGCGATTGCTTTTGTGACGGTTGCAGCGCCTTTATTGTACTTTTTTGGGATGCACGATTACCAACGCAGGCGAGTTGATACGCTTTTGAATCCAGAATCGGATTTGTTGGGAACTGGATACCATATTTATCAGTCAAAAATTGCGATTGGTTCTGGTGGGGCTTATGGAAAAGGTTGGATGCAAGGCGATCAGGCGCATCTGGACTTCCTACCCGAACGGCACACAGACTTCATTTTTGCGGTTTTTGGTGAAGAGTTCGGCTTAGTCGGTAATTTGATTTTAATGGGCTTGTACCTGTTTATTATCTGGCGAGGCTTATATTTAGCCAGCAAGGGCGAAGATACTTTTGCGCGTCTATTGGGCGGCAGTTTGAGTGTGTCATTCTTCTTTTATCTATTTGTGAATACCGGCATGGTCAGCGGAATGCTGCCGGTGGTAGGTGTGCCGTTACCATTAGTGAGCTACGGGGGAACCTCGGTGGTTACGCTGATGATGGCTTTCGGTATCATTATGGGAATGAAGAAACGTAAACGCATTTATCAACGGGATGGCTGA